In Aquiflexum balticum DSM 16537, a single genomic region encodes these proteins:
- a CDS encoding alpha/beta hydrolase family protein → MKKILKISFFLSAYCLLMVGICQAQEALPYQTPPQAIADLVNAPLTPTVSFSRSGDLMLLLERADNPSIEDLAQPELRIGGIRINPATNGPSRSGSFYNVMVKNTKTGQQQAIKGLPNNPKLGEISLSKDEKFAAVTNTTNKGISLWVVDLTTYEAKKLTDEIVNATYGSTISWTPDNKILLKAINPKRGQMPVAPLAPSGPIIQETSGNAAPSRTYQDLLSNPHDEALLTYFMDSQLMLIDLQGNKQAVGKSGMIKSVDLSPDGNYIVVDLIQKPFSYLVPASRFPYDVEIWDIKGNKVKTLAQIPLDEVRPTGFDATVTGPRSINWRADKPATLYWVEAQDGGDPKVKIDEREIIYSLEVPFTTSPKKLAGIAYRFRGIFWSDDNFALLNESWSATRQVRVHRIDPSNPGDKGTVIIERSSDDRYNDPGSPVFTVNDFGRNVILRKGDDVYMTSSGGGPDGDMPYLSAYNTKTKTEKILWRSQAPYFERVVKVLNADATEFVTLKESTDLQPNYWIVNTRKRIAPRQITDFVHPYESLKGINKSLVKYKRKDGLDLSATLYTPEGYDPAKDGRLPVLMWAYPREYKSAADAAQVRGSKYQFTRLSWGSPIYWVTQGYAIMDQTEMPIVGEGDEEPNDFFVEQLVANAEAAIDYIVGAGVGDRSKIAVGGHSYGAFMTANLLSYSDLFAAGIARSGAYNRTLTPFGFQYEQRSYWEAPDVYNTMSPFMNANKVKTPILLIHGEADNNSGTFPIQSERYYNALKGHGATTRLVFLPHESHGYAAKESILHTLWEMNSWLEKYVKNKP, encoded by the coding sequence ATGAAAAAAATACTGAAAATATCCTTTTTTCTATCAGCTTACTGTTTGCTCATGGTGGGCATCTGTCAGGCACAGGAAGCCCTTCCCTATCAGACCCCTCCGCAAGCGATAGCTGATTTAGTCAATGCGCCTTTGACTCCGACAGTCAGTTTTAGCCGTTCGGGAGATTTGATGCTGCTTTTGGAAAGAGCAGACAATCCCTCCATTGAAGATTTGGCGCAACCCGAACTCCGAATAGGAGGAATAAGAATCAATCCGGCAACAAATGGCCCATCAAGATCGGGGAGTTTCTACAATGTGATGGTAAAAAACACCAAAACGGGTCAGCAGCAAGCCATCAAAGGCCTTCCAAATAATCCTAAACTGGGAGAGATTTCTCTTTCCAAGGATGAAAAATTTGCAGCTGTTACCAATACTACCAATAAAGGAATCAGCCTTTGGGTCGTGGACCTTACCACCTATGAAGCCAAAAAATTGACGGATGAAATTGTTAATGCCACTTATGGTTCCACTATATCCTGGACTCCGGACAATAAGATTTTGCTGAAAGCCATAAATCCCAAAAGAGGTCAGATGCCTGTTGCTCCTTTGGCACCTTCCGGTCCGATTATTCAGGAAACTTCCGGAAATGCAGCCCCATCAAGAACCTATCAGGATTTGTTGAGTAATCCTCATGATGAGGCTTTATTGACTTATTTTATGGATTCTCAGTTGATGTTGATTGACCTTCAAGGCAATAAGCAGGCCGTTGGAAAGTCAGGCATGATCAAATCAGTTGATCTTTCACCTGATGGTAATTACATCGTGGTGGATCTTATCCAAAAGCCATTTTCTTATTTGGTGCCTGCTTCCCGTTTTCCGTATGATGTAGAGATTTGGGATATCAAAGGCAATAAAGTGAAAACTTTGGCCCAAATTCCTTTGGACGAGGTAAGACCTACAGGCTTTGATGCCACAGTTACTGGACCAAGATCTATCAATTGGAGGGCTGATAAACCGGCAACTCTTTATTGGGTAGAAGCACAGGATGGAGGAGACCCGAAAGTCAAGATAGATGAAAGAGAAATCATCTATTCACTGGAAGTACCCTTCACTACTTCACCAAAAAAATTGGCGGGTATTGCTTATAGATTTAGAGGCATTTTTTGGTCAGACGATAATTTTGCTCTGCTGAATGAGAGTTGGTCAGCTACCAGGCAGGTTCGTGTTCATAGAATTGACCCTTCCAATCCCGGTGACAAAGGGACCGTGATTATCGAAAGATCTTCTGATGACCGCTACAATGATCCCGGAAGTCCGGTTTTTACAGTCAATGATTTTGGAAGAAATGTGATTTTGAGAAAAGGAGACGATGTTTATATGACTTCTTCCGGCGGAGGTCCTGATGGAGATATGCCTTATCTTTCAGCCTACAATACAAAAACCAAAACCGAAAAAATCCTTTGGAGAAGTCAGGCCCCGTATTTCGAAAGGGTGGTTAAGGTCCTGAATGCAGACGCAACAGAATTTGTAACACTCAAAGAAAGCACTGACCTACAGCCAAATTACTGGATTGTCAATACCCGCAAGCGAATTGCACCAAGGCAAATTACTGATTTTGTCCATCCTTATGAGTCTCTTAAAGGCATCAATAAATCCTTGGTGAAATACAAGAGAAAAGATGGATTGGATTTGTCTGCTACGTTGTATACTCCCGAAGGATATGACCCTGCCAAAGACGGAAGATTGCCCGTTCTGATGTGGGCTTATCCCAGAGAATACAAATCTGCTGCAGATGCTGCACAGGTAAGGGGTTCCAAATATCAGTTTACCAGATTGAGTTGGGGTTCTCCGATTTATTGGGTAACCCAAGGTTATGCAATTATGGACCAAACCGAAATGCCCATAGTAGGCGAAGGGGATGAAGAACCGAATGACTTTTTTGTGGAGCAATTGGTAGCCAATGCAGAGGCAGCCATTGATTATATTGTTGGTGCCGGAGTTGGGGATAGAAGTAAAATAGCTGTAGGAGGCCATTCTTATGGCGCCTTTATGACTGCCAACCTGCTTTCTTATTCAGACTTATTTGCGGCCGGAATTGCCAGAAGTGGTGCTTACAACCGTACCTTGACGCCTTTTGGTTTTCAGTATGAGCAAAGATCCTATTGGGAGGCGCCGGATGTCTATAATACTATGTCTCCTTTTATGAATGCCAATAAAGTCAAAACACCAATATTGTTGATTCATGGTGAGGCAGACAACAACTCCGGTACTTTCCCCATTCAATCCGAGCGCTATTACAATGCCCTGAAAGGTCATGGTGCGACCACACGTTTGGTTTTCTTACCTCATGAAAGTCACGGCTATGCCGCCAAAGAATCCATTTTGCATACTTTGTGGGAGATGAATTCCTGGTTGGAAAAGTATGTGAAGAATAAACCATAG
- the gldJ gene encoding gliding motility lipoprotein GldJ, whose translation MVFRNNKTGLILASALIIVGAFLSSCNKTPGYGRRTAAKPGKASPTTGAEYSFDASKDSTQFLVTRLAKQEIGPNLKYIQGGRAVLGSQEQDVMAFRDNAERTVTIASFFMDETEITNNDYREFLFHMKKKVSADSIQKLEPQEGVWAGALSYNDVYDTYYFRFPGFNFYPVAGVSWTQANVYAKWRTEFVSDLIRQKNEIDSSFTKNQLIERGVAFAEYRLPSEAEWEYAAKAMIGTQYMDENQEYGRIYPWDGRGVRNPYNVKRKGKQGDFLANFKRGRGDYAGIAGTNSNDGEILPTNVYDFPPNDFGLYNMAGNVNEWVQDVYRPLSYQDFDDLNPLRKDGIFDEEETYGTTLITDDYRVYKGGSWRDMAYWLAPGTRRFIHQDSATNHIGFRCAMISIGGEGK comes from the coding sequence ATGGTTTTTAGAAATAACAAAACAGGTTTGATTTTGGCTTCCGCATTGATTATTGTGGGGGCATTCCTTAGTTCCTGTAACAAAACTCCCGGGTACGGCAGAAGGACTGCTGCAAAGCCCGGCAAAGCAAGCCCTACCACAGGGGCGGAATACAGCTTTGATGCTTCAAAAGACAGTACGCAATTCTTGGTAACAAGACTTGCCAAGCAAGAAATCGGACCCAATCTGAAATACATTCAGGGTGGTCGTGCAGTATTGGGTTCTCAGGAACAAGATGTCATGGCTTTCAGGGATAATGCCGAAAGAACAGTGACAATTGCCTCATTTTTCATGGATGAAACAGAAATCACCAATAATGACTATAGGGAATTCCTTTTTCATATGAAGAAAAAGGTCAGTGCAGACTCTATCCAGAAATTGGAACCTCAAGAAGGCGTATGGGCAGGTGCTTTATCCTATAATGATGTTTATGATACATATTATTTCAGATTTCCAGGATTCAATTTTTATCCTGTAGCAGGTGTTTCATGGACTCAGGCTAATGTGTATGCCAAATGGAGAACGGAATTTGTATCTGATCTTATCAGACAAAAAAATGAAATCGACAGTTCTTTTACTAAAAACCAGTTGATTGAAAGAGGAGTTGCTTTTGCAGAATACCGACTGCCCAGTGAGGCGGAATGGGAATATGCAGCCAAAGCCATGATCGGAACGCAATACATGGATGAAAATCAAGAGTACGGAAGAATCTATCCTTGGGATGGAAGGGGAGTTAGAAATCCATATAATGTCAAAAGAAAAGGCAAGCAAGGTGATTTCCTTGCCAACTTCAAAAGAGGACGTGGTGATTATGCCGGTATTGCAGGAACCAATTCCAATGATGGAGAAATTCTCCCAACAAACGTTTATGATTTCCCTCCCAATGACTTTGGGTTATACAATATGGCAGGTAATGTCAACGAATGGGTACAGGATGTTTACAGACCATTATCTTACCAGGATTTTGATGACTTAAACCCCTTAAGAAAAGACGGAATTTTCGATGAGGAGGAAACTTATGGAACAACATTGATCACTGATGACTACAGAGTCTATAAAGGTGGTTCCTGGAGAGACATGGCCTATTGGCTTGCGCCGGGTACCAGAAGATTTATCCATCAGGATTCCGCCACAAACCACATCGGTTTCAGATGCGCGATGATCTCCATCGGAGGTGAAGGAAAATAA
- the mfd gene encoding transcription-repair coupling factor: protein MEKKSFLSFYQNDPFIQTLAKSILDNKSGDYQLKSLSGSLDIIVFTTLFRSIGGCHLIVAHDKEEAAYLNNDIQELLGENSTFYFPSSYKRPYQFDEIENANVLQRAEVLNKILVQERENPIIVTYGEALYEKVINKRSLKENTFKASVGEKVDLEFIAELLSTYDFEKTDFVFEAGQFAIRGGILDIFSYANELPFRLELFGKEIESIRTFDPETQLSLDKIEQISIIPNIQTKLLQEQRQSFLEFLPKDTLLWFKDYQFSIDVIEENFLKAKGQFDQIVSKTENEKLLLKPENLFDGAEAFELKLKSFGKVEFGHKFYFKGAKNFDFNSQPQPSFNKNFDLLVENLVENEKKGWLNIICSESDKQIQRLQNIFNELDPTLSVQSLHIGLREGFVDKNLEIACYTDHQIFERFHKYKTKSKASKSKALTLKELQTLHPGDFIVHIDYGVGRFAGLEKVDVHGKSQEAVRLIFRDDDLLFVNIHSLHKISKYSGQEGTMPAMSKLGSPEWENKKRRVKGKVKDIAKDLIALYAKRKSAPGFQFSPDSVLQVELESSFVFEDTPDQALATADVKADMEKSYPMDRLVCGDVGFGKTEVAIRAAFKALNDRKQVAILVPTTILAMQHFQTFKERLAGFPVKVEYINRFRSAKEIKEITNQVSTGEIDILIGTHRIVNKDIKFKNLGLLVIDEEQKFGVKVKDQLKEMKVNVDVLTLTATPIPRTLHFSLMGARDLSVIATPPPNRQPVTTEIHTFKEEVIRDAISFELRRGGQVFFVHNRVGEIDAIANLILRLVPEARVAAAHGQMDGKKLENIMVKFIEGEYDILVSTNIIESGLDIPNANTIIINRAHMFGLSDLHQMRGRVGRSNKKAFCYLLTTPTTGLTAEARKRLQTLEEFSDLGDGIKVAMRDLDIRGAGNLLGAEQSGFITDLGFEMYHKILDEAVQELKENEFAELFEIDLKEKVQVLVQDCVIETDLELLIPETYVSNISERLSLYSKLDNIKKESELLAYIQSIRDRFGPIPKTVEDLFETVRLRWIAEELGFEKLVIKNHMMKCYFLPSEKEKYFKSDTFGKILAFIQKQGKYCKIKEAKNRLILIINEVNTIENAKKWLLGMKNS from the coding sequence TTGGAAAAAAAATCATTTCTTTCCTTTTACCAAAACGATCCCTTCATACAGACCTTGGCAAAATCCATTCTTGACAACAAGAGTGGGGATTACCAATTGAAAAGTCTCTCGGGAAGTTTGGACATCATTGTATTTACCACACTTTTTAGGAGTATAGGTGGTTGCCACCTGATTGTGGCCCACGACAAGGAGGAAGCCGCCTACCTCAACAATGATATTCAGGAGCTTTTGGGGGAAAATTCCACTTTTTATTTTCCGTCAAGTTATAAGCGACCTTATCAGTTCGATGAAATTGAGAATGCAAACGTCCTGCAAAGGGCGGAAGTCTTGAATAAAATTTTGGTCCAGGAACGGGAAAACCCGATTATCGTCACCTATGGGGAAGCGTTGTATGAAAAAGTCATCAACAAAAGGTCTTTAAAGGAGAACACCTTTAAAGCTTCTGTGGGAGAGAAAGTTGATTTGGAGTTTATTGCTGAACTGCTCAGTACCTATGATTTTGAAAAAACAGACTTTGTCTTTGAAGCAGGTCAGTTTGCTATCCGGGGAGGTATTTTGGATATATTTTCGTATGCCAACGAACTTCCATTTAGGTTGGAGCTTTTTGGTAAGGAGATAGAGAGTATCAGGACATTTGACCCGGAAACACAGCTTTCTCTGGACAAAATTGAACAAATCAGCATTATACCTAATATTCAGACGAAGTTATTGCAAGAACAGAGACAGTCCTTTTTGGAGTTTTTGCCAAAAGACACCTTGCTTTGGTTCAAAGATTATCAATTTTCCATTGATGTAATTGAAGAAAATTTCCTGAAAGCCAAAGGTCAATTTGATCAGATTGTCAGTAAGACAGAGAATGAAAAACTTCTACTCAAGCCTGAAAACCTATTTGATGGGGCCGAAGCTTTTGAATTGAAATTGAAAAGCTTTGGAAAAGTAGAATTCGGTCATAAGTTTTATTTTAAAGGAGCAAAAAACTTTGATTTCAATTCCCAACCCCAACCCTCTTTTAATAAAAACTTTGACCTATTGGTCGAAAATCTGGTCGAAAATGAAAAGAAAGGCTGGTTGAATATCATCTGTTCTGAAAGCGACAAACAGATTCAGCGGCTTCAAAACATATTCAATGAACTTGATCCAACGCTCAGTGTGCAATCATTACACATAGGTTTGAGAGAGGGTTTTGTGGATAAAAACCTGGAAATAGCCTGTTATACCGATCATCAGATTTTTGAAAGGTTTCATAAGTATAAAACCAAATCCAAAGCAAGCAAGTCCAAAGCCTTAACGCTCAAGGAACTCCAAACCCTTCATCCCGGAGATTTTATTGTCCATATAGATTATGGTGTCGGGAGATTTGCGGGATTGGAAAAAGTCGATGTGCACGGGAAATCCCAAGAAGCCGTTCGTCTGATATTCAGAGATGACGATCTTCTGTTTGTCAACATCCATTCACTTCATAAAATCTCCAAATATTCCGGACAGGAAGGAACCATGCCGGCCATGTCCAAATTGGGTTCTCCCGAATGGGAAAACAAGAAAAGGAGAGTTAAAGGAAAAGTGAAAGACATTGCCAAAGACCTGATTGCTCTTTATGCCAAAAGAAAAAGTGCGCCGGGTTTTCAGTTTTCCCCTGATTCGGTTTTACAGGTGGAACTGGAAAGTTCTTTTGTATTTGAAGATACCCCGGACCAGGCATTGGCTACGGCAGATGTCAAAGCAGATATGGAAAAAAGTTATCCCATGGACCGGTTGGTATGTGGGGATGTTGGATTTGGAAAAACCGAAGTTGCCATCCGAGCTGCATTCAAAGCCCTGAATGACAGAAAACAGGTAGCGATCTTGGTGCCGACTACTATTTTGGCTATGCAGCATTTTCAGACTTTCAAAGAAAGGCTTGCAGGATTTCCTGTCAAAGTGGAATATATCAACCGCTTCAGGTCAGCCAAAGAAATAAAGGAAATTACCAATCAGGTCAGTACGGGTGAAATTGATATTTTGATAGGGACACACAGAATTGTAAATAAGGACATCAAATTCAAAAACCTGGGATTATTGGTCATAGACGAAGAGCAAAAGTTCGGGGTCAAGGTCAAAGACCAACTAAAGGAAATGAAAGTCAATGTGGATGTGTTGACCTTGACTGCCACCCCTATCCCAAGGACCTTGCATTTTTCATTGATGGGTGCAAGGGATCTTTCTGTAATTGCTACACCGCCGCCCAACCGTCAACCCGTAACTACCGAGATACATACATTTAAAGAGGAAGTCATCCGTGATGCCATATCGTTTGAACTGAGAAGAGGTGGTCAGGTATTTTTTGTCCATAATCGGGTAGGGGAAATAGATGCTATTGCCAATCTGATTTTAAGATTGGTCCCTGAGGCTAGAGTGGCCGCAGCACATGGTCAGATGGATGGCAAGAAGCTGGAAAATATCATGGTCAAATTCATTGAGGGTGAATATGATATTTTGGTGTCTACCAATATCATTGAATCCGGCTTGGATATCCCCAATGCAAATACCATTATCATCAACAGGGCCCATATGTTTGGCTTGAGTGATCTGCACCAGATGCGGGGCCGAGTGGGAAGAAGCAATAAAAAGGCCTTTTGTTATTTACTGACAACTCCCACCACAGGTTTGACAGCAGAAGCAAGGAAAAGGCTACAGACATTGGAGGAGTTTTCAGATTTGGGTGACGGCATCAAGGTGGCCATGCGGGATTTGGATATCCGTGGTGCAGGAAATCTTTTAGGGGCTGAACAAAGTGGCTTTATCACCGACCTGGGTTTTGAAATGTACCATAAGATACTTGATGAAGCTGTACAGGAATTGAAGGAGAATGAATTTGCCGAACTCTTTGAAATCGATCTAAAAGAAAAAGTACAGGTATTGGTACAGGATTGTGTGATTGAGACAGACCTGGAATTGCTGATACCGGAAACCTACGTCAGCAACATCTCAGAAAGACTTAGCCTTTATTCCAAATTGGACAATATCAAAAAAGAGTCTGAACTCCTCGCTTATATCCAATCGATAAGGGATAGGTTTGGACCGATACCAAAAACAGTGGAAGACTTGTTTGAAACAGTTCGCCTGCGATGGATAGCAGAAGAGCTGGGATTTGAGAAACTCGTAATCAAAAACCATATGATGAAATGCTACTTTTTGCCATCAGAAAAGGAAAAATATTTCAAGTCAGATACCTTTGGCAAGATATTAGCGTTTATTCAAAAGCAGGGTAAATACTGCAAAATCAAAGAGGCCAAGAACCGCTTAATCCTCATTATCAATGAGGTAAATACCATAGAAAATGCGAAAAAATGGCTTTTGGGAATGAAAAATTCATAA
- a CDS encoding cytochrome c oxidase subunit 3: MEKTKETWFQRIENMHPYQTLIYLGMFGSGLIFLFMTVAFLASDTSVMEGVRFKMPKSFILSSLIILISGYTVTKMMLHFKEDDVTKLKNSLLLTFFLGIIFTGLQFMGWKELGDMGVDFRGLPSGSFLYVLSGIHIFHLVGAMIFAIIMVYQYSRVEKDEVKHLILLTNPFEKMRIQLFTTYWHFMDVIWLTLFLIFVLTF; encoded by the coding sequence ATGGAAAAAACAAAAGAAACCTGGTTTCAAAGAATTGAAAACATGCATCCCTATCAGACCCTGATTTATCTTGGGATGTTCGGAAGCGGCCTGATTTTTCTTTTTATGACTGTAGCGTTTTTAGCTTCGGACACCTCTGTCATGGAAGGGGTTAGATTCAAAATGCCAAAATCATTTATTTTAAGCTCGCTGATTATCCTTATCAGTGGCTATACGGTGACCAAAATGATGTTGCATTTTAAGGAAGATGATGTGACCAAGTTAAAAAACAGCTTATTGTTGACATTTTTTCTCGGAATAATCTTTACGGGATTGCAGTTTATGGGCTGGAAAGAACTTGGAGATATGGGTGTTGATTTTCGGGGATTGCCCAGTGGGAGTTTCCTATATGTATTGAGCGGCATTCATATTTTTCATTTGGTGGGTGCCATGATTTTTGCGATCATTATGGTCTATCAATATAGCAGGGTAGAGAAAGACGAAGTCAAGCATTTGATCCTGCTGACCAATCCATTTGAAAAAATGCGTATCCAATTGTTTACAACATATTGGCATTTTATGGATGTGATCTGGCTGACGCTCTTTTTGATTTTTGTACTTACCTTTTAG
- the hflK gene encoding FtsH protease activity modulator HflK, whose amino-acid sequence MAENKYEINIDPDWIKKYLGRIVLGFLVLVAAVTSTKTVGPEEEGVVIQLGKYNRTVDPGLNFILPFGLESMYKIPVQRQLKQEFGFRTTQASQRSEYSSGDYGDESMMLTGDLNLTDVEWVVQYRIVDSYRYLFRVRNAEKTLRDMSEASMRKIVGDRTVNEVLTVGRQEVATSVEVLLQQLCDEYENGIRIDQVVLQDVNPPEPVKPSFNAVNEAQQERETLINQAEAEYNRVIPRARGEALETIQLAEAYALNRVNRAKGESDRFNSLFEAYVKAPEVTKQRIYLETMEKILPKIGNKIIVDEKGNNVLPLLNIDRAKAINP is encoded by the coding sequence ATGGCAGAAAACAAATATGAAATCAATATTGATCCGGATTGGATAAAAAAATACCTGGGCCGAATCGTTTTGGGTTTCTTAGTGTTGGTGGCAGCCGTCACAAGCACCAAAACAGTAGGTCCAGAAGAGGAAGGGGTTGTCATTCAACTCGGCAAATACAACAGAACCGTGGATCCAGGCCTTAATTTTATTTTACCCTTTGGCTTGGAGTCTATGTATAAAATTCCGGTACAAAGACAATTGAAACAGGAATTTGGATTCCGGACCACTCAAGCTTCCCAGAGAAGCGAATATTCGAGTGGAGATTATGGGGATGAAAGTATGATGCTCACCGGTGACCTCAACCTGACAGATGTGGAATGGGTCGTTCAGTATAGAATTGTGGATTCATACCGATACCTATTCAGGGTAAGAAATGCCGAAAAGACTCTCCGTGACATGTCAGAAGCATCCATGAGAAAAATAGTAGGAGACAGAACTGTAAATGAAGTGCTTACAGTCGGCCGTCAGGAAGTTGCCACGAGTGTAGAGGTATTATTACAGCAGTTGTGTGATGAATATGAAAACGGAATACGTATCGATCAGGTAGTTTTGCAGGACGTGAATCCTCCGGAACCGGTCAAGCCTTCTTTCAATGCAGTAAATGAGGCCCAACAAGAAAGAGAAACACTGATAAATCAAGCTGAAGCAGAATACAACAGGGTGATCCCCAGGGCAAGAGGTGAGGCACTCGAAACCATTCAGTTGGCAGAGGCTTATGCCCTCAACAGGGTAAACAGAGCGAAAGGTGAATCGGACAGATTCAACTCCCTTTTTGAGGCTTATGTTAAGGCCCCTGAGGTAACCAAGCAGAGAATTTACCTGGAAACAATGGAAAAGATATTGCCGAAAATCGGTAACAAAATCATTGTTGATGAAAAAGGAAACAATGTATTGCCCTTATTGAACATTGACAGAGCTAAAGCCATCAACCCATGA